gaagggcatcatgttagatcttgcccattgaagaagaagcccattagtgacaagcaacaagggaagcggccacaagtacactctcattctcaacctcaagttgaagaaaggcctcttcccaagaaaactcaagcaaatgcttctcaagttgagaaatcaagtgagaagaaagtaaagagtagacgttgctacctatgtcgtgaaaaaggtcacgttgcttcttcatgcacaaatggtaccttattcaaccctattctaattgatgatatctattctcttgggaaggataaggttggcaatgtgtttgccaaatttgttggtgctcaaagtggtgtcaagaaaagaaccatttgggtagccaagcctattgtgactaacctcttaggacccaacttggttggggaccaactagctcatacttgatcaataggtgttgttggaggtcattggagacttggctacattatgaagaattaaggggacttcatcattcttattgtctcaagccaagtcaattgaatcatcaagtttatatcttatatccaatgtgcctccttgcggtaacttgtacttaaattgcttacattgaaagttacttgcccccttgcatgtttggttttgttccttgcatgtgtttgtatatgttgtgcttccaacttgattatcttgagcaatcaagtatgtgtgtgttggtttgcacatcatgtacgtgtgtgtcatgcgttgagccttttgcatcttgtttatttcttagttggctcttgtgagagattaatggaatatcccattatgggggagtgatgtgctttgtgcacctcacaatcctataaatgtgtgtacatgagtaataccatctagtattgatatttcaagattatctagtcactatgtggtatgtcttctcatgagaaattcaaattctaaatagtccattaattatctcttgttggatcctttaatttcctcttgtctatctttaattggtatcacattatgggggagtaatatgctatgtgtatattactagcctagaaaatgtgtacatttgagatattgtcacctagagttgatattgttaattatcttgttcctaggtggcatgttagctctacaagttgcaatttgctttttgtttggtgtgaagatgatgtcggatatccttgctatctaccaccgggaattatttccgtttacttcttgtcttttgacaattggtactcacttttgtggtagaatttattgatcgtCTTTACATTGGCTTGTGCCTTTATTTGCctttctcttgccaaggattgtatcaactccctttgtcttccataccacttgtggatcttgtttatttcttgatcttgtctagtgttttctagatatagtgaaagtggtgatcccaccttgtgcattttgtattcaaatgcaaattctctataatgcactagtcttgggggagctatcctattttctataaaacactcatcttgcgatccttatcaagcgtgtgttggtggaaggcaagccgtttttgttttggtactttgtgccatcatgaaactttgtagagagcttggtttgtttggaaccatcctctcttttgggggtTTGATATCCTTTATTTAGtgggtatcaatggatatctcattccttgatgtatcttttattgatatcctccaagtgatgatttattcatttggtatcttttcttcacttggtatttctttgtcatttggtatcggttcttgaaagtcttgagcatgcatattaactttgtgtagtatctttggcatgctttctttctttgacccaatatatagggaaaactccaccaagtctcaaattggatgagatgtgcatgaaattctttTTCGTATCTATATGCACatttttatgtggagtttgtcctatgtattgttggttctctaactctttggccccaatgagtttgggtaccattttgtttgtgttgttgttctaggaacaattggagatacattggatgctcggctcactcacaaggaaggtgttgtcatcatgtgcttattggagtcgagctaggatgatcaatgaactactatctaccttcaattggtatctactacatccttccaatgttaactcggtaacaagtatcttcatattcttcatgcacacatttcttgcatcaaccttgtgtaggttgtatcatggcatgttattcattcattcttgtgatacttgttccctttctcaaagcatcccaacaatgatctcttgttgctagttgtgatgtctttgatgggtgtgtggtaggaattcatttatatacaataagaccatatctagccatgtgctatgcttccaagcaaatatcttattggtatatgtatgacctccctttggatatcttgttcctcgtgttgtaactatttcgggtgtacatccttctttgtagatatatatcatcatgatttcgtctacctagaatcttatacacttgagataagttgcatatctagttgatatcctttctttcacgtccaccttgtctttcttatgttatttctttggtggcttcgtgaaagcttttgccttgagtgcgtgtcttctatcgttgcatcttgatgcactcttgtgtgtggtgaagattattttcctcatgcttatctttacgaggcttttgccatcttaattggtatccctcgtcttgatgaggctttcatcttctatcttcaccacgggttgtcacaagcataggttcttatatgcttattagtaagcttgtgaacccatttgctagttgtgtgtgggaatgataggccttgcaccgtgtgcctcattctttcaagactttattgatgcttaatgctcatccgtactttagtcttctcaagtgcattgccttgactcacacacatcattttggttgagccctttCTTAAGTTgtctcttttacttgttgctcaaccatgtgtttgtttcaagtactaggcttagtttcctatatgctcacttgcacttgttgttagtttctattgattttgggggagctatgatcctattgtgtgcactttgtatccaaatacaaatattcttatgtgtgcacaaatcatggggagcttctctagtttctttagaacactcctttgctcatatcataatatcctttattcacgtggctcgtaggatctttggtctagttggttcaattggtatcttttgacaGCTTGCTTTAATTGGTATCTTttggttgcttgattgcttgtgtctctctcggttatgtctttgtggcatatcttcctttagtaatcttggtgcctcaatatagttggtGTCCCTCCAAGtattacctttggatatgtgtatggcattccactctcttgttgagaaatgcACAACTTTTGGAGGAACACCTTTTATATTGGTCTTCttagcttttcacccattttggcaatcgatgccaatggaggagaagtttcagagagttttgtggagaagtcttcagagCTTTATCCTTGTTTtagttttgttcctaagcatttgcatctcatatacatgcattattggttgttgcattgcatggtgatgcataattccttatataaactctcttgaaagtgattttcatcaattaccaaaatgggggagattgaaaggacatgcggtgcccccatgtgtggttttggtaattgatgacaatctctatggactaacggttgtcttgagttatatttgaaggatttgtccagaggattgtcttgaagtccatgtgttggtttcaaggagtttatgagatgaccaaagtgcttttcaaggaattatccaaagattggtcatgtgtgagttgagatggccagagtgcttttcaaggaattatccaaagattggtcatgtgtgagttgagcttattgcatgcatgtcttgaagaagaagattgtgtgatcattcatgtttaccttcaagacatcatccaaatgaagagagttagaaagattcaatgttgatcaagactaagtcaagagtgaatcaagttgatcaactcacaaagcgtagaagaagtaccgagagggatcaagtgatcccatggtatggtaagcattgtccattacgctttgtgtactaacccatggtctacgtgagagttctttgtgaggTTAgatatgtttccatggtcttgcgtcaagaggaagatctcatacaacccatggaggatgacatcaagtggtgatcgtcatcaagtttgcagtgtgcaagttcaagtggagcaactcgaagagtggctcacccataatggagtatgcaggagcaatcaagcttgaagcttgttgtccattgtggtgtcaatgaaattgtgaagatgtgccaaagagtggctcatccatagtggagtatggagaagcaatcaactagtcttcatcgagccaacacaatcaagaaaggtggtcaaacttgagaaagtcaagatcgtcatcatctagctcaagtggactatgtgcaaggcaaaggtttgcccttgataggttttctattttaccggtctcatagtggtagttgggagaccgggttgtaagatcgattgtcgtactatcaaggggggctctctagggagtagcttgatcgtatcattagtcaagagctcaaaccattgcatccttgcatcatcttttttggttcttgtttggttccatttgtgagtcttagagcttatggtcatcttgatgacaagcttgagttcatcgaaaacggagttcgcatgcatcttctatgatgttttcggtgttggaggttttaccggtcttttccgaggaagggttctcaccattttattatggtccttttctcatttgcttcttattgatatttctctcaAGATCGTGTTAGCACTTgtcattagctttccaacaaacttggtttcattgaattcggagctcgtttgcaaaagttgtggctgtattgatattgcctgttttacatagagaggttgtaccgccccatggagaggttgtaccgcttgaccggtacaaccggtgtttggagcggttgtaccgctccaaaattggtccggaggttgtaccggtcatgtaccgctctaccaccggactggtctctattgtggtgcggttgttgggcggttgtgggccggttgtaccgcttattgcctgttaccggttgtaccggtgctcatagagGTTGTACCACTCCTATGTTGTTctgtacataacgggcagattcgtggggacctatttaaggggatcTTCTTCTCCAATGGTTTcccatctcttgagctcgtttttgccccccattgttgaccttctttgaacttgctaactctcaatccctccatggattcttgctagtttttgaaggaaaagagagaggagatctagatccacatttccaccaatcactttctcctctatgtgagaggaaccccttggatctagatcttggagttcttggtgttctccttcttgttcttcctctcattttcctccctagcattagttgctccagtgggatttgagagagaaggacttgggcactccttgtgcccttgccattgtatttggtgcatcggtttgagttctccacggtgatacgtggaagtaaagtttgagaagcttattactcttgggtgtttggtcaccctagagcttgttcctcttgggtgccttggcgccctagacggttggtgttgttcggagctccgggcaagcgtcggggtctccaattaggttgcggagatcgccccgagcaatttgacggataccggtgaccgcccccaagggttgccaaagtgtacgggttcggtgaccgcccccaagggttgccatttgtacgggttcggtgaccgccctcaagggtcccttagtggaatcacggcatcttgcattgtgcgagggcgtgaggagattacggtggccctagtggcttcttggggagcattgtgcctccacaccgccccaaacggagattagcatccgcaagggtgtgaacttggggatacatcatcgtctccgcgtgcctcggttatctcttacccgagctctttacttatgcactttactttgtgatagccgtattgtttcttgtcatatatcttgctatcacatagttgcttatcttgattagcataagttgttggtgcacataggtgagtctagttgttttaggttttgtgcttgacaaattaaccgctaggtttattccgcatttgttcaagcctaaatcgtaattattttaaaacacctattcacccccctctaggcgacatccacgatctttcaaaggatgacgccgatcaaaacgaccggcgaAAGAGCAAAAAAAAAATTCGGAGCAAGgcctcgggaaaaagactctctagggtagccggtcaacacgaccggcggacgaatcCTAAGTACGGGTGGATTGGCCCACAGCGGAGGTCATGGAGGCCGATCACCCCAGAgacggcgcgcgggtgcggaagcaaCGGCAGTTAGGGTTTGAATCGTGATTAGGCTGATATTATGTTAGAATGGAGAGAGAAGTTTAATGAAATTGTTCATTGTATTACTCGAGCCTCGTGAACATATATATTAATACATGATTTATTTAAAGTATAAAATAAACCAGAATATTTTTCTAGTCTATTCTACGTATCCAATataatcacgttactcaacacaaACTACCCTGATCACCAACACCCCCCTAAGCCAAATGAGTTTGATCCCGTTGAGAAAGATAAATCATAGTAGCCAGTACACGCGAGATCAACAACTCCTCGTAGCTTCTTTGCCGCATTCCTTAGCCAAATGGTTTCCATGGCTATAAGAAGATGAGCAATCTGAAAATACAATCAACGTGCTTATTAAGAAAATAATGTTTAATAATAAACTTATTCCTAATTGTCCATAAAATCCATCACATAGCAGAAAATCCAAACCAAAACAAGCGCCCGTTTTGCCCCGTCAAGGACCCAACTAGTTTTCGTAACTCAGCGAATGAATTGGACGTCCATGTCACACCTAGCCACGACTGGGTGCAACTTCAAAACACGGTAGCTAAACCACACCTGAAAAGAATGTGTTCCGAGTCCTCGCGCCAGCATAAATCGCACAAAAATTTCAAAGCCAGACTATTACATTTACGAATTTGATCCGCAACCGACAGTCAACCACGAATGgctttccacataaaaaattatcttcaAAGAAATCCGGGCACGCCACACTTAGTAGCATAGCCAACAATCAATCTAGAGTAAAGTGACTTAACCAAAAAACGCCCACAAGAAGTATGGGCCCAGATCCCTGAATTTGCCGCCTCCGAAAGCGCAGGGAAGATGGCAGCGAGACAGTGCCACTCCTTCAACTCCGCAGACAGAGGACATAACGAAAACTCAAATCCCAATTGCTGCGAAAGAAATCTGAGATGGAAATCTCAGGATCAACACGGAAAGAAAAAAAGAACAGGAAAAGACAAGCACAATGGCGCATCACCGTGCCACCAATCAAGCCAAAATTGGACTGAAACACCATTACTGACCACAAATTTAACGTGAGAACGAAACTCATCACATGCTTTAACCAAATCACGCCCGAACTAGGAGTCCCCAGACGTTGAGGCAGACAAAGGGCTGCAGGAAGGAAAGTATTTTGCTTTTAGAATATCGAACCACAACAACCTAGGAAGAGGTGTTAAGAATCCACCACACTGTTTGATGATCAAGCAATCAACATACGAAAAATTCCTAAGTATTATAATCTTTCAATATCCTATGAAAATCATCTGAATAAAGAGAGCCCATTTCATATGGTTGTCTCATACGAAGGCCAATCAAAAGGTATATGACAACTTTCTCCAAACCAGGCCACAAGATTTTCCCTATGTAAACCATGTCATCAAATACTCTATGATTTCCATGTCCCAAACAAGGCATAAGACTTGCAAGATTTTTCTTCTTCTAAAAATTCGTATGTTGATTCCATATGCATAATTGTAGTGCACTCAGATCACCAAAACAAACACATGCTCACATGCATGGATGCACACTCATCTTATGGAGGCATGGACCCGACAAATCTTGAAATTGGTGAGCCTGTATAAACACCGTATTGCTAAAAGATTAGCGTCAGACaacctaaaataaatccagaaaaatacgaTTACTCTTGCCAAGTCTAAACCTTGAATCCCGGTAGACGCGTTCCGTCACAAGGGATCTAGCCATTAGAGCTATGCTTAGTTCACAGCAAATAACGTCATTGACATGATACAAAATCATCATGTCATAAAAATTCAAATCTAAATACAACCCACAACttctataaaaataaaaataaaaccaagCTACTGATATTACAAAATCAAACCAGTGAGCGAGCCCCACCATGTGCATCATCCAATGCAAAGTTTATCCTTCTTTTCCCCTTTATTTAATTTGCACTTTAATTCCGGCATCATAGATCATATGCTCCCTTAGATATATCTGTATTTAGATGAATTTAAGACAAGTAATTTGAGACATAATAATTCTATTTGTATCTTGAAATTAAAATGAGGAATTACAGGCAATAATTTGTGTACACTTATTTTTCGAAGCACATACATTCAATACCGAACTTCCTCGATGTCCTTTCGACAAAATATACAAGGAGATAAACGCAGGCTGCAAGTCGGCGCGGCAATTTCGGCGGcgtcctctcctctccatccatcTGCCTCACCCTCCCCCGCCGCCTCAACACGGCGCCATCCTCATCACGAACCCACCAAACAAACAAAAGGCGGACCCAACTCCCCCTCCTCCACCTTCCCCGGAGCACAAATCTCCCATCCCAATCCCCGCCCCCGTCGGTAGCCGATCGCGTCGACGATGCTGGGCGCCGCGAGGAGATCCGGATGCGTACGTGCGCTTCCCTGAGAAGATGTTTTTCCTCCGTCCCTGCCTGTCGGTTTTGTCTCTGATCCGTGTGCGTGTTTCGATCGGTTCAGGTGCTGGGGCAACTGATGCAGACCCTCCGCCcggcggccacggcggcgaggagctactcCGCGACCCCGAAGGAGGTGAGCGCTTGGCTGGAACCCTAGCTTAGATCGTGTGGTGAGGCGTGGCACGGTCGTCGGTGTGATTGATTAATCTGTTactatttgtttgtttgtttgttctgGGGTGGTGAATGGTACAGCTAGGTGGGGTTAGTTTTTCGAGACGGTTGATCCTGTGGGCTGTGGCAGGGGTGGTTGCATATTGGCCAGTCATGGGCTTTAAACGGTAAAGTGCGTCGATTGTATGGAACCTTACTCGATTTGTGCAGCTCAGTTCTGGAAATGGCCGGTCGTTCAGGAGAATCAGTCGTTTTTGTTGTCGACGTTTCTAGGTGGGAGAACATACCTTTTGTGCGCTGACAGTGGGTTCAGTGAATTGAACGGTACTGTTTTGAAAAATGTATAGCAGTATTGTCTAAGCAGTTTGCTGGACAGCTGGTGTAGAGGTATTTTAGGTTGTTCTGATTTCACCAGATTGAAAGAACCCAACATGTATCTTATTATTTTGTTAATACACTTGCTTGTTGAATTTTTGTAGTGTTGTGTTTGCCTCTAGAATAATTTTATGTTCTGCTTACATTGTGATTTTGTGTGGGAAATTTATGCAGTTCCTCTTCTTTTGCTCTTTAGATGACTGTGCGTGAAGCATTGAATTCCGCCCTTGACGAGGAGATGTCTGCCGACCCTTCTGTTTTCTTAATGGGAGAAGAGGTACCACGATACCTACCACCTGGAAGACAGTTTGTatatttttctctcctttttttttgtgCTCTCTAATACTTGTCATTTCTGTGGCAGGTTGGAGAGTACCAAGGTGCGTACAAGGTGAGTGAATTCTTCTCAAGACTCATGATTTCTTTATTACTTAGTGGCAACTGAAAATTTGTGTGAATACTATTAGCATTTATATCTTTTATGTTATTTGCAGATAACAAAGGGTTTGCTGGACAAGTATGGTCCTGATAGGGTTCTCGATACACCAATCACAGAGGTTATAAACTTGAACCCTTAAAAGTAATCATTGGTGTCTGTTCATAAGCTGTCAGATTTGTGTGATCAGTTTCGGAGTTTTCAGTACTAATATGCTATTGTTCTCTTCAGGCTGGTTTTACTGGCATTGGCGTTGGTGCTGCCTACCAAGGTCTTAGACCTGTAGTAGAGTTCATGACATTTAACTTCTCAATGCAGGTCAGTCATTTTATTTTCGAAATTCCTGAAAATGCCAGTTTGTCAAATAACCTTATTATATTGCTGCATTGTATTTTTCGCTGCTAGTTTTCTAAGCAGCTTAAATTATGGTAGGTCGTGCTGATTTTCCCCTTGTGATGAGTGGTGATGTAGTCTGCTCTTGATTTGTTCTATATCATGCTGTGTTTAAGTGGATGGGAATATTCTTTTCAATTGTTGTTTATTCTTTTACAGAAACATGATTACTAGAAACTGACATTAGAAAGTACTCATTGGAAGAGTATCATCCTTCTGAAAATTTGATGATCAAGATAACTACATTTTCTTCCCGTTGGTAGCTTAAACAGAATACAGAGCTTGATGGCCACAGTATAGTTTATGCTTAACTGCAAGTACAAGAGTAAAAATCTGTTACTCATACTTTGTTTCGCATGTTGCCTATTGGACATTTGAGAACTTTGTTTTAAGACATAGTTCTTCCTTGTCTGCATGTTCACATATTACTCGGAATGGTTGGATATTGAATGATACCCATTAGTTACTGTTACTCcctcccataatgtaagacgtttttgacacACTGTTGGTAGCTTAAACAGAATACAGAGCTTGATGGCCACAGTATAGTTTATGCTTAACTGCAAGTACAAGAGTAGTAAAAATCTGTTACTCATAGTTTGTTTCGCATGTTGCCTATTGGACATTTGAGAACTTTGTTTTAAGACATAGTTCTTCCTTGTCTGCATGTTCACATATTACTCGGAATGGTTGGATATTGAATGATACCCATTAGTTACCActactccgtcccataatgtaagacgtttttgacacactagtgtagtgtcaaaaaacgtcttacattatgagacggagggagtactatttttgaTTAAAACTTTGATCCCCATAATTACATATTAATTGCATACGGCTGCTAGTATGCCTTTCTTGTTGCACTCAGTTTGTACATAACTCTGTCCATAAATTTACTTTCATTTATTCTGTATATAAATCTTGCCGAATATGTCTACATACAACAACTGTGTATTGCATTAGTCAAAGTGTTTGCCTAATAGCACTGTTTTGCACATCCAGGCAATTGATCACATCATCAATTCAGCTGCCAAATCAAACTACATGTCAGCTGGTCAGATATCCGTTCCTATTGTTTTTCGAGGACCAAATGGGGCAGCTGCTGGAGTTGGTgctcaacactcgcaggtttgacTAAAGCTTATCTCTACCTATTTTTTTCGAGAAATCCATGAGAACTGCCTTCTCATATAGACAAAGAGAGATGAACAATATGTACAGAGGAGCACACGTTTTTGAAGGGAGCATGGCAAAACCCTATAGCACTAAACTTACCTGTACCTATCCATGTGTTGTTTGTCATCCTTACTCTATTTCTTCTGTTGGTGGTAGAATGAAAGCCAAAACTGTCAGAACATGACTTGTTCATCTCACTATCAATAAATGCATTGAATTGCAAGAGGTGTAAGCTTTAGTGTGCTTCTGGTGCTTCATGATCATAAGATGCATATCATCTTTGGTTTGTTTTTCATTTAGCATTTTTAATCTATTTATCCAAGTAGTGGAACCCTAGTAGTCTAATTTACTTCGGTACTAATTGACTTCGATGCAGTGCTATGCAGCATGGTATGCTCATGTTCCAGGATTGAAGGTCCTAACTCCCTATTCTGCAGAAGATGCTCGAGGCTTGCTAAAAGCTGCAATCAGGGATCCAGACCC
The sequence above is drawn from the Triticum aestivum cultivar Chinese Spring chromosome 7A, IWGSC CS RefSeq v2.1, whole genome shotgun sequence genome and encodes:
- the LOC123151993 gene encoding pyruvate dehydrogenase E1 component subunit beta-1, mitochondrial; this translates as MLGAARRSGCVLGQLMQTLRPAATAARSYSATPKEMTVREALNSALDEEMSADPSVFLMGEEVGEYQGAYKITKGLLDKYGPDRVLDTPITEAGFTGIGVGAAYQGLRPVVEFMTFNFSMQAIDHIINSAAKSNYMSAGQISVPIVFRGPNGAAAGVGAQHSQCYAAWYAHVPGLKVLTPYSAEDARGLLKAAIRDPDPVVFLENELLYGESFPIKAEVLDSSFSVPIGKAKIEREGKDVTITAFSKMVGYALQAAEILSKEGISAEVINLRSIRPLDRAAINASVRKTSRLVTVEEGFPQHGVGAEICMSVVEDSFEYLDAPVERIAGADVPMPYAANLERLAVPQVEDIVRAAKRACYRSSSMAANA